In Nematostella vectensis unplaced genomic scaffold, jaNemVect1.1, whole genome shotgun sequence, the DNA window AAATAGCAAGGAGAGTTTTGAGCAGATAACTTTGAGGGTAAGGGCCAAGGGCATATTATTAATGCTGGCAACTTCGTACCAACGTGATTAATACAAGAGATCGCGGGCAAAAAGCAGGTAAATGTATACGAACCTTGTCTCTCCTTTTCCTTAAGTGGATCGCAGTTGTAAATTCTAAACccactctccataccacaAGCAAAACAGCCTATAATTTTACCACAACACAGTCAACTTACGAAATCACTCATAAGAAAGTTTGGATAACTTTAACAAAAATCCATCATTTTACCTTGATCTTGATTAAACCCAGCAAAGAGGAGTCCATTGCCATACGTTTTTGTTTGGCTAATGTTCATCTTGCTGCTTTATATTGCAGTAGAATTCTTAAAAAGTCTTGGTAACGTTCACATCGTGAGCAGTCGAACAGCCATTTTGTGTTCTGGGCACGTGACAGCTCTACTTCCAGTCATAATATTAGCCAATCACTGGCTGTCTTAGAATTAGTTTTTATTGGTGATTGACTTTTCACTTTTCTAAACACTTATTTCATTGGTCAGCATAAGGCCATAACCCATAATTCATCTGGACAGTGCTGCAATCTTTATGGCGGATGTTCCTACATTTTTTATAGTTCCAAGGGGAAAATCGTCCGTTAAAAAGAAGGCTCCTTTGCTATGAATCCTTCGGGAAGAAAAATTTTCCAAACTAAACCTCCGGACAGAGGCAGTTTTCCGCTAGACCACGACGGTAAGGGAATCTTTTGTCTTGGTCTGATGAGTGTTGTCGATGTTTCAATGTGTTCTTTTATCGTGACATCGTCTTCCGCGACATTTTTTAATCGGTACAATTATCGGTTTGCCGCATCATTTAGGTTTGTTGTATAAAATGTTGATGCTGGGAAGTGATAATGATGAGTGACGATGATATGATGATTGTAATTACTGTGCTGATGGCGACAGCAATGATTATAAGAATTATAATGATGGCTAAGATATATTAATGAAGATGGTAGTGATTTTGGTGGTGGCAATGCTGGTGAAGATGTTTGGATAATGACAATGGTGGGCTGGCTGGGGTTTCACAGTATAAAACAGGAGACTGTCATTAGCCTGGAAGCAGTGACCAGTGGATTTCAGCCTTTTCCTTTGCCAGAGATGAGACGTGGTCAGAAACTTCTAAATCTTATGCAGGGTAGGTTGGGCGGACCAGTTAAAGTTCTGGCTATCCTCTCCATTATAATGTTATCAGAGTCTAGGCCTGAgctccaaaataaaaaaaagatattacaGTAGAAGAGATGAGATTAGATCAGGGgcatagccagggggggggggggggggggcagggggccgggccccccttctagcagccaaaaatacagtaaatgtatgagtcattatctaaaacacaCCCAAAAATGCTTGAAAGGGTCTTTTGGGTCCCCTCTTGTTAAaaaccctggctacgccgctgtagatgatgatggttttgATTAGGATTATGTAGCTGCTTGTGGTGATGTTGActctttagttttttttagttgtttAGAATATTGAAGTGCTTCTGAgctgattttgattttcaaccaggGGAATGCAAGGATTTTATGATAACGTACATGCAATGCctcaagaaaaacaagaacatGAACTTCAACTGCCGCGCTGAGTCCCAAGCATACTTGCAGTGCAGGATGGACAGGTATTGCTTAAAGCATTCTGCCTGTTATGTTATCATCATGAGTTTTCACCTGTTTCTTTTGGAAGGAGCTTGGGTAATACAGTTGAGAAAGTGTTCTCTGTTTCAGGTTTGAATACCAGTGATGTGAGTTGAGTTACATAGTAGAGTCTTGCCTTTGCTACTGGGTTTTCCTCTGGTTTTCCTCCCTCCACAAAAAACGACAAGCTCAATTTAGGTTGTGTTTTTATATCTTCAAAGTGACCAGGCTGTATCTTCTTTCTTGTAGTTCATCCTTACAGTTACAAGAAAGTTGTATATTCAAACTCTTTCacaagatgaaaaaaatatttaatgacTAGCTTTTTTCTGCTGGCATTCGCTAGTGAGGATAACTGTTATAAAGCTGGCCTTTCTATAGTATACCTATCTCATATGCatggccgtagcaggccacgtaagatggggggggggtgcacaatacagaaaatatatgggggggcacagccacagcT includes these proteins:
- the LOC125560857 gene encoding cytochrome c oxidase assembly protein COX19-like; this translates as MNPSGRKIFQTKPPDRGSFPLDHDGECKDFMITYMQCLKKNKNMNFNCRAESQAYLQCRMDRYCLKHSACYVIIMSFHLFLLEGAWVIQLRKCSLFQV